In Bosea sp. PAMC 26642, the DNA window TCCTGTTTGCCAGCATGGCCTTCTCGATCGCCCTGATCCCCGTCGGCCTGACGCGGGCACGCGGCCCTGAATCGAGCGCGGTGGTCTCGGTCGGGCTCGCCAAGGTCTGGAATCAGGCGCCGGCGGCGGTGGTCGGCTGCCTCTATGTCGGCCTCATGGGCGGAACGCTGACCAATGTCGCCCCGGCCTACGGCATCCTGATCGGGCTCGACCAGCGCTCGGCGATCCTGCTGACGGCGAGCGTCCAGATCGGGGCGCTCGTGACGCAATGGCCGATGGGCCTGCTCGCGGACAGGATCGCCAGCCGCATCGTCATGCTGGCATCGATCAGTATCGTCACGATCACGGCCGGTTCGCTGGGGGCTCTGCTGAATCTGGGCCAGAGCAACAACCGCTTCGTGCTTTTCGCCCTGTTCGCTTTGATCGGCGGCTGCAGCATCTCGCTCTACACGGTGGCGGTCACCCACGCCTTCCTCCGCCTTGGACGCGACCATGCGGTCGGACTGTCGGCGCGGCTTTTGTTTCTGTGGGGCGTCGGCTCGGCGATCGGCCCGGTGGCCGCGACCCTGTTCATGCAGGCGCTCGGACCACAGGGGCTGCTCGCCTACATCATGCTGCTGTCGCTGGCGGTCGCGGCCTATCTGGCGCTGCGTATCTCGCGCAAGCCCTCGCCCGCCATCATCGAAGGCGAAGGCGGCGCCACGCCGCCGACCATGCCGGACATCGAACTGGGCAAGCGGTAGAGACTTCAACAGCGCCTCGGCAAACCATTGTTGCAAAATGTATCACGTCGCGATACATTCTATGGCAAGACTGGCTACATTGCATGACGATCCAGAGTTTCAAGGACACGAGACTCGAGGCAATCCTCGAACGCCGGGTTCCAAAAGGATTCCCGGCTGACCTCATGTCTGTGACGCGGCGAAAGCTCATTATGCTGGACAGCGCTCTGACACTCGCTGACCTCAGGTTGCCGCCGGCCAATCGTCTCGAAGCCCTCAAATCCGATCGGGCCGGGCAACATTCGATCCGCGTGAACGACCAGTTCCGCATCTGCTTCCGCTGGAGCGTCCATGGGCCGGCCGACATCGAATTCGTCGATTATCATTGAGGCATCGAAGATGACGAAGCTCTCCCCCGTCCACCCCGGAGAAATCCTGCGCGAGGAATTCCTCGCACCTCTCGATTTGTCCTCCGGATCGGTTGCGCGCGCGATCGGGGTCCCTCGCACGCGGATCGAACGGCTCGCGCAGGAGCAGGTCGACTTGAGCCCGGATACGGCCATTCGTCTGGCGCGGTTCTTCGGAACCAGCGCCGAGTTCTGGATGGCGATCCAGAGTCGCTACGCCCTGGAACGAGCCACAGATCGTCTCGGCGACAACCTGTTGCAGATCGAACCGATGAGGCAGGCGAGTTGAGATTTCGGAGGAACTGCCGCGAAAGGCAGCCTCTTCGCCCCCTCACCCCGCCTTTCGCTTGTTCTGTCGGTTCTCGATCAGGTCGTCGACCACGGCCGGATCGGCCAGCGTCGAGGTATCGCCCAGCGCCCCGAACTCGTCCTCGGCGATCTTGCGCAGGATGCGGCGCATGATCTTGCCGGAGCGCGTCTTGGGCAGGCCGGGCGAGAACTGGATCAGGTCAGGCGAGGCGATCGGGCCGATCTCCTTGCGGACATAGGCGACGAGGTCCTTGCGCAAGGCCTCGCTCGGCTGCTCGCCGCTCATCAGCGTGACATAGGCGTAGATGCCCTGCCCCTTGATGTCGTGGGGATAGCCGACGACCGCCGCCTCCGAGACGGACGGATGAGCGACGAGCGCCGATTCGACCTCCGCCGTGCCCATGCGGTGACCGGAGACGTTGATGACGTCGTCGACCCGGCCGGTGATCCAGTAATAGCCGTCGGCGTCGCGGCGGCAGCCGTCACCGGTGAAGTACTTGTTCGGATAGGTCGCGAAATAGGTTTCCTCGAAGCGCTTGTGGTCGCCATAGACCGTCCGCATCTGGCCGGGCCAGCTCTCGGCGATGACGAGATTGCCCTCGCAGGCGCCCTGAAGCACCTTGCCTTCGGCATCGACGATCTCAGGGCGCACGCCGAAGAACGGACGCGTCGCCGAGCCTGGCTTGAGCTTCGTGGCGCCCGGCAGCGGCGTGATCAGAATGCCGCCGGTCTCGGTCTGCCACCAGGTATCGACGATCGGGCAGCGATGGTCGCCGACGACGCGGTGATACCACTCCCAGGCTTCCGGGTTGATCGGTTCCCCGACCGAGCCGAGCAGGCGCAGCGATTTGCGCTTCGTCTTCGTCACCGGCTCCTCGCCGGCCCCCATCAGCGAGCGGATCGCGGTCGGCGCAGTGTAGAAGGTGTTGACCTTGTGCTTGTCGATGACCTCCCAGAAGCGCGAGATCGTCGGATAGGTCGGGATGCCCTCGAACATCAGCGTCGTCGCACCATTGGCGAGCGGCCCGTACAGGATGTAGCTGTGGCCGGTCACCCAGCCGACATCGGCCGTGCACCAGTAGACCTCGCCGTCATGGTAGTCGAAGACGTATTGGTGGGTGATCGCGGTGTAGACGAGATAGCCGGCCGTGGTGTGCAGCACGCCCTTGGGCTTGCCCGTAGAGCCTGAGGTGTAGAGCAGGAAAAGCGGCTCCTCCGCCTTCAGCTCGGCCGGTGGGCAGTGGCCCGAAGCCTTGGCCGCCTCGTTGTGATACCAGACGTCGCGCCCCTCCTTCATGGTGACATGGCCACCGGTGCGTTTCACCACGATGACCGTGCCGATGCCGCCCTTGACCTTGTCGTCGGCGGCATCGACGTTCTTCTTCAGCGGGACTGCGCGGCCGCCTCGCAGGCCCTCGTCGGCCGTGATGACGATCTTGGAATCGGAATCCTCGATGCGGCTCGCCAGCGAATCCGGCGAGAAGCCGCCGAACACCACAGAATGGATCGCGCCGATGCGGGCGCAGGCCAGCATCGCATAAGCCGCCTCCGGGATCATCGGCATGTAGATCGTGACCCGGTCGCCCTTCTTGACGCCGTGGGCCTTGAGCACGTTGGCGAACTTGCAGACCTCGGTATAGAGCTGGCCGTAGCTGATCTTCTTCGACTCGGAGGGGTCGTCGCCCTCCCAGATGATAGCGGTCTGCCTGGCGCGGGTCGCGAGATGCCGGTCGATGCAGTTGTAGGCGACGTTGGTGGTGCCGTCCTC includes these proteins:
- a CDS encoding HigA family addiction module antitoxin yields the protein MTKLSPVHPGEILREEFLAPLDLSSGSVARAIGVPRTRIERLAQEQVDLSPDTAIRLARFFGTSAEFWMAIQSRYALERATDRLGDNLLQIEPMRQAS
- a CDS encoding MFS transporter — its product is MPDREDEPKPAPTSSVAALGAIVVGALILQVAGTIVNTVVPLRMALAGQPPILIGLVGSAYSIGFLGGCFWVPTLVRRIGHIRGFAVFAALQAATTLSFPMLPEAWWGFARILMGLSAAGHAICIESWISGQATGKNRGRIFGLYQILNRGALIGSQIGMGYAAIQAQDIFLFASMAFSIALIPVGLTRARGPESSAVVSVGLAKVWNQAPAAVVGCLYVGLMGGTLTNVAPAYGILIGLDQRSAILLTASVQIGALVTQWPMGLLADRIASRIVMLASISIVTITAGSLGALLNLGQSNNRFVLFALFALIGGCSISLYTVAVTHAFLRLGRDHAVGLSARLLFLWGVGSAIGPVAATLFMQALGPQGLLAYIMLLSLAVAAYLALRISRKPSPAIIEGEGGATPPTMPDIELGKR
- the acs gene encoding acetate--CoA ligase, with protein sequence MSDTIYDVPAAWAKKAWLNDAKYKKMYAASIKDPDKFWGEHGKRIDWFKPYTKVRNASYKPGKVSIKWFEDGTTNVAYNCIDRHLATRARQTAIIWEGDDPSESKKISYGQLYTEVCKFANVLKAHGVKKGDRVTIYMPMIPEAAYAMLACARIGAIHSVVFGGFSPDSLASRIEDSDSKIVITADEGLRGGRAVPLKKNVDAADDKVKGGIGTVIVVKRTGGHVTMKEGRDVWYHNEAAKASGHCPPAELKAEEPLFLLYTSGSTGKPKGVLHTTAGYLVYTAITHQYVFDYHDGEVYWCTADVGWVTGHSYILYGPLANGATTLMFEGIPTYPTISRFWEVIDKHKVNTFYTAPTAIRSLMGAGEEPVTKTKRKSLRLLGSVGEPINPEAWEWYHRVVGDHRCPIVDTWWQTETGGILITPLPGATKLKPGSATRPFFGVRPEIVDAEGKVLQGACEGNLVIAESWPGQMRTVYGDHKRFEETYFATYPNKYFTGDGCRRDADGYYWITGRVDDVINVSGHRMGTAEVESALVAHPSVSEAAVVGYPHDIKGQGIYAYVTLMSGEQPSEALRKDLVAYVRKEIGPIASPDLIQFSPGLPKTRSGKIMRRILRKIAEDEFGALGDTSTLADPAVVDDLIENRQNKRKAG
- a CDS encoding type II toxin-antitoxin system RelE/ParE family toxin — protein: MTIQSFKDTRLEAILERRVPKGFPADLMSVTRRKLIMLDSALTLADLRLPPANRLEALKSDRAGQHSIRVNDQFRICFRWSVHGPADIEFVDYH